TCGTTTTTTGAGGTAATCTTCCGTGTTGAGCTTTGGATCATCAAGGACTTCTTCAAGAAGAGCATGAAGAATGAAACCTATTCTTGGTCCCGGTGTTTCATGTGTAACATCGATTATCTTTGCTCCATCAATTTTAAGCATTCCAACGGACGTTGGGGAGCGCATCGCTTCCTCTATCATTGATTCATACTTTCGTAACCTATAGGGGGTTTCTTTTGGTCTTCCCATCCCGATTCTGTCGCATGCTCTGACTTTCATAAGATCCCACACATTTTCTGGGCCGACGTTTTTCACAATACGGCGTACTGCCGAAAGTGTTATTTTCTCAACATCCGAGAAAAATAGGTGATATCTGACCAATTTTGATACGGTCTCAACGATTTCACTAGGGAATTTGAGTCTTTTAAGGATTTCACGTGAAACACGTCCACCAACCACATCATGGCCATAAAACGTCCAATCATCATTCTCTTTGGACCAACGTCGTGTTTCTGGCTTTGATACGTCGTGTAACAATGCTGCAAGTTTCACGTGTAACGGCCACCCCCTATCTGCTGAATGCTGGAGGGCTCTTAAGTTGTGTTCCCAAACACTGTAGATATGGTCACCGTTCTGTTCCAGATCTATACCAGCTTCAAGTTCTGGAACCACATACTTCAGAATTCCAAGTTTTTGAGCCAAGATTATTCCGATCATAGGAGAGGGGGAGTTTATGATTTTTATGAACTCATCGCGTATTCTTTCTTTCGCAATTTCTTTAAGACCTGCGCTTTCTTTTTTAATTGCATCTGCGGTATCTTTGTTAATCGTGAAACCAAGTTCCACAGAAAGCCTTACAGCACGGAGTATTCTAAGTGCGTCTTCGGAAAACCTATCGTGAGGAACCCCAACGGTTTTTATTGTTTTGTCCTTGATATCATCTTGTCCTTTATACGGATCTATAATTTGTCCTTGAGAAATATCGTACGCAATAGCGTTCACGGTGAAATCGCGGCGCTTCAGATCATCCTCAATTTTTTCAGTAAACGTGACTTGGTCGGGTCTTCTTTTGTCACTGTAGACACCTTCGATTCTATAGGGTGTTACCTCGACAATTTTTAATGTTTCATCGTCTGTATTTTCATTGACCACCCCTACGGTGCCGTAGTCATTTTCGTAGAATGTCTTGGGGAAGATGGCAGTGATTTGATCTGGTTTTGCATTAGTGGTCACATCCCAGTCTTTTGGTTTTTTGCCAGAGATAATGTCACGTACGCACCCACCGACGAGATACGCCTCAAAACCGGCTTTTTGCAGTGTTTGGGTTACTTGTGAAACTTCTTGTGGGATGATGTATTTACTCCCGTTGTTTTTTGAGCCACTCGCTTTCATCATAAGCCTTATTTTATTCCACTTTTTGATTTTTTACTAATTTGAAGGTATAGTTGATACGCTCTAAGTTGTCACGTTAGTTTAAGGTGCCCCTGTAGTGAAATGGATATCACGCGACGCTTCGGACGTCGTATTGTAGGTTCGAGTCCTGCCGGGGGCATAAGTAAATAGCGAATAAACCAAATAACTACCAATGACACCATGCAGGGTTCTTTCTTGTTTTTGAAAACCGAACCATTGTGCTATACTGTTATTACAACATGAGGAATGATAAAAATAGGGCAATAGAGCTTAGAAGGTTTGGAAAAAGTTATAACCAAATCAACCAAGAATTACGCATACCAAAAAGCACTCTTTCTGAATGGTTTGGTGGCGCTGACTGGTCGAAAAAGATAAGGAAAGAACTTGATACAATGGCTAGGTATGACCATAAAATTCGTATCGAAAAACTTAACAATATTAGAGGTAATAACCTTAAAAAACTTTATGTGCAAGCCAAAGAAGAAGCTATCAGCGATTTTGAAAAACTGAAATATCACCCATTGTTTATTGCGGGGGTTATGTTGTATTGGGGGGAGGGTGACAAAGTGTCAACGCATAGAGTTGCGCTCACAAACACAGATCCCAAAATGATCAAACTTTTTACTATTTTTCTCAAAGATCTTTGTAGAATAGACAAAAAACGAATCAAAATATGGCTTCTTTTATACCCGGATCTTAAGGAAGAAGAGTGTAAAAAATACTGGAAAGAATATGCCGGGTTAGAAGGTTTCGCCTTTAATAAAAGCATTGTTATCAAGGGAAAACATAAAACCAAAAGATTGCACCATGGTGTTTGTACTGTCGTTGTTTCCAGTAGATATTTGAAAGAAAAAATGATACTATGGCTTT
The sequence above is drawn from the bacterium genome and encodes:
- a CDS encoding CCA tRNA nucleotidyltransferase, whose translation is MMKASGSKNNGSKYIIPQEVSQVTQTLQKAGFEAYLVGGCVRDIISGKKPKDWDVTTNAKPDQITAIFPKTFYENDYGTVGVVNENTDDETLKIVEVTPYRIEGVYSDKRRPDQVTFTEKIEDDLKRRDFTVNAIAYDISQGQIIDPYKGQDDIKDKTIKTVGVPHDRFSEDALRILRAVRLSVELGFTINKDTADAIKKESAGLKEIAKERIRDEFIKIINSPSPMIGIILAQKLGILKYVVPELEAGIDLEQNGDHIYSVWEHNLRALQHSADRGWPLHVKLAALLHDVSKPETRRWSKENDDWTFYGHDVVGGRVSREILKRLKFPSEIVETVSKLVRYHLFFSDVEKITLSAVRRIVKNVGPENVWDLMKVRACDRIGMGRPKETPYRLRKYESMIEEAMRSPTSVGMLKIDGAKIIDVTHETPGPRIGFILHALLEEVLDDPKLNTEDYLKKRTLELAKLPDVELKKLGEKGKEKKDEKEAQEIEEIRKRHWVK